In Aquificaceae bacterium, the following proteins share a genomic window:
- a CDS encoding DNA polymerase III subunit delta, with amino-acid sequence MINLLEYQKNLGKGQIKAVNLLHGEEEYLVKSFLDKLRGVIPVRVLWGDELSLEDFVGFIGTTGMFAKSEALFIYMAEEFFKGIKNYKNLISYLERLKDKKVFFYVSYKLSDKDLQKEPFLSLSRLGDVIYAGKLDRRRVRELVKNKLQKEGISIEDSALEYLLEASSYQLQILKAETDKLILYGKRNITLEDIKSMVIAEPELSLFDLSDGLFLKDYEKALSSINSILMSGMHPLQVLTFLVNYTLKLYTAKTLVENDWDVEKALSEVDVKHKFQVLNFKRYLSANSIDDLELLLKKLHLLDISIKVYYSEPAQALRKFVIEYMLHEEGTYNQTDTGNQNRVDAEP; translated from the coding sequence GTGATAAACCTGCTTGAATACCAAAAAAACCTTGGAAAGGGGCAAATAAAGGCGGTAAACTTATTGCACGGTGAAGAGGAATACCTTGTAAAAAGCTTCCTTGATAAACTAAGGGGAGTTATACCCGTAAGGGTTTTGTGGGGTGATGAGCTAAGTCTTGAGGACTTTGTGGGTTTCATAGGCACGACTGGTATGTTTGCAAAGTCAGAGGCGCTGTTTATTTACATGGCTGAAGAGTTCTTTAAGGGTATAAAAAACTATAAGAACCTAATTAGCTACTTGGAAAGGTTAAAGGACAAAAAGGTCTTTTTTTACGTGAGTTATAAGTTAAGTGATAAGGACCTTCAAAAGGAACCCTTTCTGAGCTTGTCAAGGTTAGGGGATGTTATATATGCGGGCAAGTTAGATAGAAGAAGGGTAAGGGAGCTTGTAAAAAACAAACTTCAAAAGGAAGGTATAAGTATAGAAGACTCTGCCCTTGAATATCTTTTGGAAGCAAGCTCTTACCAGCTTCAAATCCTAAAGGCTGAAACAGATAAGCTAATACTCTATGGAAAAAGGAACATAACCCTTGAAGACATCAAGTCTATGGTGATTGCAGAGCCTGAACTTAGCCTTTTTGACCTGTCTGATGGTTTGTTTCTCAAAGACTACGAAAAAGCTTTAAGTTCTATTAACTCTATTCTAATGTCTGGCATGCATCCATTGCAGGTTTTAACCTTCCTTGTCAACTACACTTTAAAGCTATATACCGCTAAGACCTTAGTGGAAAATGACTGGGATGTGGAAAAAGCCCTTTCTGAGGTGGATGTAAAACACAAGTTTCAGGTTCTAAACTTCAAAAGATACCTTAGCGCAAATTCTATTGATGACCTTGAGCTATTACTGAAAAAACTTCACTTGCTTGATATAAGCATAAAGGTCTACTACTCTGAGCCAGCACAAGCCCTAAGGAAATTTGTGATAGAATACATGCTACATGAGGAAGGCACATATAACCAGACAGACACGGGAAACCAAAATAGAGTTGACGCTGAACCTTGA
- the rho gene encoding transcription termination factor Rho, protein MEQVQVQEKKIYTLEELKKLSLQELQKIGRELELSRVTGLRKEELIEKILTAQAKEEGLNFIKGVLEILPEGYGFIRSSENNYMPSYTDVYVAPSQIKKFGLRTGDTIIGFARPPQEKEKYQALIKIESVNGLPPDPDILKARPQFEKLTPYHPTERFNLETSPTELSTRVVSLIAPIGKGQRGMIVAPPKAGKTVLLQKIATALIQNHPEVHLIILLIDERPEEVTEMRRIVGDGAEVIASTFDEPPERHMQVAELVVEKAKRLVELKQDVVILLDSMTRFGRAANAVTPPTGRVLTGGIEATALQRPKKFFGAARNIEEGGSLTIIATALIETGSKMDDVIYEEFKGTGNMEIHLDRRLMERRIFPAINIEKSGTRKEELLLEDWELQRIWVLRKFLATMDAIEAMEFLLDKLKKFKTNRDFLKAMHS, encoded by the coding sequence ATGGAACAAGTTCAAGTTCAAGAAAAAAAGATTTATACACTTGAAGAGCTTAAGAAGCTATCCCTACAGGAGCTACAAAAAATAGGCAGAGAGCTTGAGCTTTCAAGGGTAACTGGGCTAAGGAAGGAGGAGCTTATAGAGAAAATACTCACTGCTCAGGCAAAGGAAGAGGGGCTAAACTTTATAAAGGGTGTATTGGAGATTCTACCCGAAGGTTATGGCTTTATTAGAAGCTCTGAAAACAACTACATGCCCAGCTACACTGATGTATATGTGGCACCCTCTCAAATAAAAAAGTTTGGACTAAGAACGGGTGATACAATAATAGGCTTTGCAAGACCGCCACAGGAAAAGGAAAAATACCAAGCACTTATAAAGATTGAATCCGTTAACGGATTACCACCAGACCCAGATATTCTTAAGGCAAGACCACAGTTTGAAAAACTCACCCCTTACCATCCAACAGAGCGGTTCAATCTGGAAACATCCCCCACAGAGCTATCTACGAGGGTTGTAAGCCTTATAGCGCCCATAGGAAAGGGACAAAGGGGTATGATAGTGGCACCACCAAAAGCAGGAAAAACGGTGCTTTTGCAGAAAATAGCAACAGCCCTTATACAGAACCATCCTGAAGTGCATCTGATAATCTTGCTCATAGACGAAAGACCAGAAGAAGTTACAGAGATGAGGAGGATTGTGGGTGATGGTGCGGAGGTTATCGCCTCTACCTTTGATGAGCCTCCAGAAAGACACATGCAAGTGGCGGAGCTGGTAGTGGAAAAGGCAAAAAGACTCGTGGAACTAAAGCAGGATGTGGTAATACTTTTGGACTCTATGACACGTTTTGGAAGGGCGGCTAACGCAGTTACCCCACCCACGGGCAGAGTTTTAACTGGTGGTATAGAGGCGACCGCACTCCAAAGACCTAAAAAGTTCTTCGGTGCTGCACGGAACATAGAAGAGGGTGGTTCTCTAACGATAATAGCAACCGCTCTTATAGAAACTGGTTCAAAGATGGACGATGTTATATATGAAGAGTTTAAGGGCACAGGAAATATGGAAATACACTTAGACAGAAGGCTAATGGAAAGGAGGATATTCCCAGCCATAAATATAGAAAAGTCTGGCACGAGGAAGGAGGAGCTTTTGCTTGAAGATTGGGAGCTTCAGAGGATATGGGTCTTAAGGAAGTTTTTGGCTACGATGGATGCTATAGAGGCTATGGAGTTTCTCCTCGATAAGCTTAAAAAGTTCAAAACTAACAGAGACTTCTTAAAGGCTATGCACTCGTGA
- a CDS encoding tetratricopeptide repeat protein translates to MRKFTFLILLFIFSCAPRQEDVSKSQWQYFYDLGMSSYIAKNYSEAIANFFRASQLAPNEPKVWNALGLAYMEVQEYQKAENAFLRALQVDKTYTEAKLNLGILYYRQKDYERAIRVLREVIEDEAFPQKHMAFYSLAKVYQAIDRKEDYLANLRRAVAYNPMFIDAQLELAQFYEEEEDYASAREVYQRLVNNGIVSPVIYLGLARAEYELGNYSNARNYLRVVIEDKQAPGHLKSRAYELLSLVLIAEQRAQIKPRTQELPRSRIIGEAQEQKRETSKEPEAKAETNLESQKVEPIQQDKKYYRIQLGAFSSIGFARAWKEKLEKELNLKDVVIVESSGIYRVFYGKFESREDALRELRRLRALNLYGFIIYQ, encoded by the coding sequence ATGAGGAAATTTACATTCTTGATTTTACTCTTTATCTTTTCCTGCGCTCCAAGGCAGGAAGATGTTTCTAAATCCCAGTGGCAATATTTTTATGACCTTGGCATGTCCTCTTACATAGCCAAAAACTATTCGGAGGCTATAGCCAACTTCTTTAGAGCATCACAGCTTGCACCCAATGAACCAAAGGTTTGGAATGCTCTTGGATTAGCTTACATGGAGGTGCAAGAATACCAAAAGGCAGAGAATGCCTTTCTTAGAGCCCTTCAAGTGGATAAAACATATACGGAAGCAAAGCTCAACTTAGGAATTCTCTACTATAGACAGAAGGACTATGAGAGGGCTATAAGGGTTCTGAGAGAAGTTATTGAAGACGAAGCATTTCCTCAAAAGCACATGGCTTTCTACTCTTTAGCAAAGGTCTATCAGGCTATTGATAGAAAAGAGGATTATCTTGCTAACCTCAGAAGAGCGGTTGCCTATAACCCCATGTTTATTGACGCTCAACTTGAGCTTGCACAGTTTTATGAAGAAGAAGAAGACTACGCATCCGCAAGGGAAGTCTATCAACGTCTAGTAAATAACGGAATAGTTAGCCCGGTCATATACTTGGGCTTAGCCAGAGCGGAATATGAACTTGGTAATTACTCCAATGCAAGGAATTACTTAAGAGTGGTCATTGAAGACAAGCAAGCCCCTGGTCATCTAAAATCCCGAGCATATGAGCTTTTAAGCCTTGTGCTTATTGCGGAACAGAGGGCACAGATTAAACCAAGAACTCAGGAACTTCCACGAAGTAGGATAATTGGTGAAGCTCAAGAACAAAAAAGGGAAACCTCAAAGGAGCCTGAGGCAAAAGCAGAAACAAATCTGGAATCACAAAAAGTAGAACCCATTCAACAAGACAAAAAATACTACAGAATACAGTTGGGAGCTTTTTCCTCTATTGGTTTCGCAAGGGCTTGGAAAGAAAAGCTTGAAAAAGAGCTGAACCTAAAGGATGTTGTGATCGTGGAAAGCTCAGGCATATATAGAGTTTTTTACGGAAAATTTGAAAGTAGAGAAGATGCTCTCAGAGAACTTAGAAGACTCCGTGCCTTAAACCTATATGGTTTTATAATCTACCAGTAA
- the hisB gene encoding imidazoleglycerol-phosphate dehydratase HisB — translation MRKAHITRQTRETKIELTLNLDGVGNYKVETPVGFLSHMVETLARHGRFDIELYAEGDVHVSYHHTVEDVGIVLGMAFLQALGDKKGINRYGYAIVPMDEALVLASIDISGRPLFFYEDLNLRGKITDFDFELIWEFFKGFALESRSTLHIKVLSGKILHHVAEACFKALALSLRQAVSINGNLLPSTKESL, via the coding sequence ATGAGGAAGGCACATATAACCAGACAGACACGGGAAACCAAAATAGAGTTGACGCTGAACCTTGACGGTGTGGGAAACTACAAGGTGGAAACACCAGTAGGTTTTCTAAGCCACATGGTAGAGACCCTTGCAAGGCATGGAAGGTTTGATATTGAGCTTTACGCAGAAGGAGATGTGCACGTCTCTTACCATCATACTGTAGAAGACGTAGGTATAGTGCTGGGTATGGCTTTTTTGCAAGCTCTTGGAGACAAAAAGGGTATAAACCGCTACGGATATGCTATAGTGCCTATGGACGAAGCCCTTGTTCTTGCAAGTATAGACATCTCTGGCAGACCCTTATTCTTTTACGAGGACTTAAACCTAAGGGGTAAGATAACAGACTTTGACTTTGAGCTCATATGGGAGTTTTTTAAAGGCTTTGCCTTAGAGAGCAGGAGCACTCTTCACATTAAGGTTCTCTCTGGCAAAATTCTTCACCATGTGGCAGAGGCATGCTTTAAAGCCTTAGCCCTTAGCCTTAGACAAGCGGTAAGTATAAATGGCAATCTTTTACCCTCAACTAAGGAGAGCCTTTGA